GCTCGATAAGTATGACATAAAATGCAGTTTTGTTGGTTTGTCATATCTAACGCATTTATATGCATGGAAAGGACCTTCTATCTCACTTttcgtacatactgtatactgtacttgtatccCACCAGCTTCACCCTTTAACGATTGACCCAAGTATTGGCGTATCCCAGTTGGCTTCTTAGTTTAACTCTGAAGGGTCTCTGCCTCATGTATTGAAGGAGAAAGACTGCTCCCGCCATACCTCaaatgtacttgtagctttTCCATGTCGGCCTTCAGTATActctcgtacttgtactgctgTTCATCTTTATAACCATCAAACTTTTCCTATCCACGTGTACCGGCTCTTGTAGGTACAAGTGTGTTTTTCCACGGCTAAAAGACCAATAACACCTATGTGTATCGTCTTTCACAACAGTCAGTTCACTGTCTCAGTTTCACGAAccatttttttatttttttttggttctCTCGCTCTTGTAATTTGCATGCAACACATTCACACGGCTATAAATAggaactacttgtagtggagACAACTGAAAACACTCGAGAGGAGACGACGATATAGAAGACCGCTAAAGTCATTGATACAGGAGCTACCAGGAATTTATTTCGCCAAACTGACTCTGACATACTGAAAAATTCACCTATCATGTTTGTTAGTCTCAATATTCATTCTCCGACCACGACTAGTGTGGCGTATATACTAAAACACTTGTTACGTGTGACACCAAACATACGCCTAATTACCAGATGGTGTACAGCGAAGAACACTAAATACGAGGGTTGGAGAGCCATAAAAACAACGGAAGACCCAGGAAAGTcttctatatatatatgtcTGGAAAATACCTCTCAGATTTTTACGGCTCCAAACGTCACCCAACAGCCATAAcataagtacaagtactcgtattgtACGACTCGTACAGATATGCGTTTCATGTTTCAGATCCACGCGTAgccacacagacacaactTTGGGAGCGCTAAGGTTTTTATGAAGCAGTGCCCACTTGGATCGACAAGGAGGGTTCGATGTGGAGATAGAATGACAGAGGGGGACCGTTTGGGGAAATTCTGGGTTATTGTAATCAATTTCAACCCTTTGTAACAGTAGAACTCGCTGTAAAATTGGCACATTTCCACTTGTATCACTTTTACACGCGCTCCCCCTTTTTCTTACCTAGGGGCTCTGGACTATGTGAACACAGGGAAATTATCTGCCGAGTTTAACCTTGGGTAGTAGGTGGGTATGCACTATGGTGCACAGGTGGGTGAGATGTTGAGACCAACCACTTGGAGCCTCATCGCTGGGGCTGTTTGAGGACAGAGGACAAACCGAACCACCCGGAGCATAATTTTTGCATACAACAACCCCTTCGACTGTCCATCTTCCAACACCGACTCAGACACAAGTCGACATCGACTCTGCATCAGCATTACATCATCGGACTGACAACGGACAACGAGAGAGTGACTATTTGTAAGACTGCTCTTGGCGATACAAACAACTTCACAAGAGGACAATACAGACAAGATAGACGGCTCTCGAAAGATATTCAGTACGACGGCGTACATCTTTTCACGCAACATATCATTTCCTCTTGCACACCACCTAAACGAGTTGAATCAGTAAGTCATCTCACTCCTATCTCATCACCATAACTGCATACAACCCATTCTCATGTTCCCATTCTTCTGCTTTGAAAACCGGGAGAAATGGGCACGCCAAGTCGGCCAGTCGTCGTTCGACCTGGTGGACATGACCCAGTTCCACAGCACTTCCTTCCGAATCATCATCTCGTACATCTTCATGTATGTCCAGATCATCATCACTCTGGCAGTTTATGCCTCAGATATTTACACAGCCATCATGTTGTTGGCGTTCGACCGCTGGGCCTCTTCCATCACCCCCTACGTGCCCTTCCACATCTCCCGATGGCTGTTTGGAGGCTGCATTCTCTTCTCATTTGTGCTTCTCATCTACGACTACATCCAGGCTTACCGTGTGTGGAAACGGTATAACATCTGTCTCACATACACAAACCCCATCTGTCGAACAATCTACTCCATCAAAGGTTTCAACTActtttgtttgtttgctAAGATCACCAAGTCTAAGGAGTTCACCGACTACGTTGCCCTGTTTGTCTTCTTCACTTTCAAGGGCTGGGCGAACCTCCTGTTAGCTGAGGGACCGAGACAGGTTCTAAATGCTCTCACTCTGTATTCAGTGCTCAAAATTGACGACGACTTTGTGGGGGCTGTTACAGCTCTGGCTGAGAAGTCACATATTGAGGCTGTCGTTGTATCCTTCATGGCATTCTCGCTGCTCATCTGGgtcatctccatgttcaTGTTCATTCTGGCAATGCTCTGTTCATGCTCTGTGTGGACCCAAGTAAAACGACACAGGTGTCACTCGCTGGAAGAGTACTGCTGTGTCCGAATAGACAAACGAGTGGCACACCTAGTTGCGAAGTACCACAAACGTGGCATGCAGAacctggctctggagaactCGAGAATGTCCAAACAACCCACACTGCCCACCATCGAGTTCCTGGGTACCGAAGAAGAAAATATTGGTTACGGCCACTCCAATGCTCACCTGGAAGCTTATGGTGGCTCTAAAACCAACTTGTTGGCAGCCGACCAGGTCGCTGAAGAGTTTTACAGTAATAAGGAGTACTCTCTGAGTGATCTACAGTCGTATGACTCTCGAAACACTCTCGCTGAGCCCTCAGACCCGCTTTCCAAGTCTGAATTTAGCGACATCACGAGCATCAAACGAAGTGACACTGAGCAATCAAACTTGACAGTCTCTGGATTCTCCAATGGTGTTCATAAAGTTCCCAGAAAGCCCACTCCAGTGAGACAGGCCTCAGGATCTCTTTACCAAAACGACAGCAGCTCTACAAGCAGGCTTTATATCAGCGATAACAGCTCGAGCTTGTACCAGAATCCCAACATTAGCACCTCGGGAGGTTCCATCAGCACATTCCTGGAGCCCGAGACTCAATCGTTCAGTTACAGTCCTCCCAGATATGATCCTTCCGAGTACAGAGGGGGTAGACAACCATCAGATGTTCGCGAGAGACCCGAACAGGCTTACTCAAGACGTCCATCGCAACAGTCGTCTACAAGAAGACCTTCCGAGCCTTATGACAGAAGACCGTCTGAACAGTCTTACGACAGAAGACCATCTGAACGATCATACCAGAGACGCGCGTCTGGGGCACAGGACAGTCATCTATCTTCTCGATCTCAATCACCGCATCTTCCGTTCCAACTCGACCATCAACCTCACAGCCAGTCTCAGAATCCCAACCTGGATCCCTTTGATCCCTCATATAAATAGACTAAAATTGCATTTTCCTTATATACTTACTATAAATTGACAGTTTCTGAAGACGACATGCTCTCTTTATGATCGACTGATATATCGTACAGATTgagtaggtacagtacatactgtacaagtacatacagtagttgtcacagttttttttattgAATTCTGGCCATATTGCTGTCCTCATTTCGTATCAACTATTGCATAAGTAAATTTCATACTGTCCAAGTATATTTCTGTACAACTTAAGTATGCGAGAGTCGCAACCATAAACGTACCCAGAAAACACTACATTGGTGATTCGCTTTAAAAGACaaaacacctccaacttATATGTCGATATCGCTCTACACAGGGCATCTTCAAGCCTGTCCCTTGTCTTAGAACATTAAGTTCCGATAACAACCTAATCAACATTATGTTTTCAAGATTGCTGTGTGACACTGCAGTCCGAATCCACAGATATAAACGCATTTCCACACTCATTTTTATTAATTACTTGACACACATTGTTTTAAGAGTTAGctggttgttgtttttgttgtttttgttgttttgtcgctttttttttgtggcTTTCTGTAGTTTCTCTGTCTTCCTCTCCCCTTAGTAACGAGTGTGAGGTTCTACCTTTACAGAACCGGTATTAGGCCATGATAACTGTCGTCAGTCTCTATCACATGAGCATGAGTTGGCACTCGGGCTCAGGAGAGTGAGGAGGAGTCATCATGGCCTCCAGTAAGCGTCGATTCTTGACGGGATTAGGTTTAGGAGCACGAATCATGAACTGCACTGGGACAGGGGTTTCTGCTCGAGTCAGGTAGAAGGTTTCTCTCAGATCGAATCCAAATCGCTCATAAATGACTTGGTTGGTCAGTTTGGTCGACTCCAGGTAGCAGTAGAGTCCCTGCTTGTCGGCAatgttggtcacgtgctccACGAGCTTTCGAGACAAACCCTTTCCTCGGGCTGAAGGCAGGGTTCCGAGATAGCCGAGATACCACACGTTGTAGGCGTCTTCGGGCTTGAGGTGACGTTCTCGGGCTTCGTCAATCTTGGGCAGGTACTCCTTGAAGTATCTGATTCGGCCCTCCTTACCAAACTTGTAAGGAAGGGTCCAACCTCCAGACCGGAGGGCTGTCCACCAATCGTCAGCCTCTTCTCCGGGAGGCAACCAACAGGAAATACCTTCAAAGTCGCCAATGGTGTAGATTCGACCCTTGAGAAGATAGACATAGGTTGCGTAAGAGAAAATCTCGATATCGAGTTTGTGGGACTCTTCCTCGGTTTGGCCGTCACATTGGGTGTAGTAGGCGTCGACGGGGTCTCCAGAGAAAcacagagacagacactCAACAATTCGATCAAAGTCGGTAAAGGTACATCGTCTTGGAGTTGTGGAGTTGGGcatgttggaggagttcTTGGGGGTCAGAATGGGGCCCACGGAAATGACTCCCTTCTTGGGGATGTCAACGGGCATGGTTTTGGAGGCCCCCGGGGCGTGAATGGGggcagaagaagcgatCATAGTCTCGGCGTTCATAGCGTTAGTCATCCTGTTCTTCACTACTGTTTACAAACTGTACTTAGATTCCAGTGTGCGACAATGTGGGCAAAAGAGGTGTATGTCCTGGGGTCGTACTTtatggagaagagaaaagagGTGAGATCGGGGCGCCCGAGGAGGTATAAATATTTTGCTTTTATCTCTTCGGAACGGCACGAAGGAGGCGTAGGCGGTTTGTGTGAGGGTGTGTAGTGGGTATTGGGTGCGCTATCAGTATTAGGGTTTTAAATAGGTTCATGGTCACATATTCGGTGTTTTGGGGCTTATGGGAATGTCTCCAGGACGTGCAATAATGGTGCAATAAAAAATCCGACTGCATAGAAGTGTTCCTCTCGTGTTAGGCAATCCATTGGTGTACCAAAATTCCCCAAAATTCCGACATTCATCAAGTTCAAGGCACTATCTCTTGCCCAAATAAGAAAGCCGATCCGTTAGGTGGCACTTTGGGTTATCACGCGGACATGTGGGATGCAGAGAAACATAGATAACAGACCTTTGAAACGATTTTACACGAGAGCCAAGCGAGTT
This genomic interval from Yarrowia lipolytica chromosome 1E, complete sequence contains the following:
- a CDS encoding uncharacterized protein (Compare to YALI0E34199g, weakly similar to DEHA0F17446g Debaryomyces hansenii IPF 7719.1, similar to Saccharomyces cerevisiae YJR054W and PRM6 (YML047C); ancestral locus Anc_1.495) — protein: MFPFFCFENREKWARQVGQSSFDLVDMTQFHSTSFRIIISYIFMYVQIIITLAVYASDIYTAIMLLAFDRWASSITPYVPFHISRWLFGGCILFSFVLLIYDYIQAYRVWKRYNICLTYTNPICRTIYSIKGFNYFCLFAKITKSKEFTDYVALFVFFTFKGWANLLLAEGPRQVLNALTLYSVLKIDDDFVGAVTALAEKSHIEAVVVSFMAFSLLIWVISMFMFILAMLCSCSVWTQVKRHRCHSLEEYCCVRIDKRVAHLVAKYHKRGMQNLALENSRMSKQPTLPTIEFLGTEEENIGYGHSNAHLEAYGGSKTNLLAADQVAEEFYSNKEYSLSDLQSYDSRNTLAEPSDPLSKSEFSDITSIKRSDTEQSNLTVSGFSNGVHKVPRKPTPVRQASGSLYQNDSSSTSRLYISDNSSSLYQNPNISTSGGSISTFLEPETQSFSYSPPRYDPSEYRGGRQPSDVRERPEQAYSRRPSQQSSTRRPSEPYDRRPSEQSYDRRPSERSYQRRASGAQDSHLSSRSQSPHLPFQLDHQPHSQSQNPNLDPFDPSYK
- a CDS encoding uncharacterized protein (Compare to YALI0E34221g, weakly similar to uniprot|O59806 Schizosaccharomyces pombe Hypothetical 28.3 kDa protein) produces the protein MTNAMNAETMIASSAPIHAPGASKTMPVDIPKKGVISVGPILTPKNSSNMPNSTTPRRCTFTDFDRIVECLSLCFSGDPVDAYYTQCDGQTEEESHKLDIEIFSYATYVYLLKGRIYTIGDFEGISCWLPPGEEADDWWTALRSGGWTLPYKFGKEGRIRYFKEYLPKIDEARERHLKPEDAYNVWYLGYLGTLPSARGKGLSRKLVEHVTNIADKQGLYCYLESTKLTNQVIYERFGFDLRETFYLTRAETPVPVQFMIRAPKPNPVKNRRLLEAMMTPPHSPEPECQLMLM